The sequence below is a genomic window from Fimbriimonadaceae bacterium.
GACCGGTTCCTTCCCGCCGACGGCAGCAAACGCCCGGACATCGATATCGATTTCGAAGCCAAGCACCGCGACGCGGTGCGCGACTACCTCACGCGCAAGTACGGCGAGGACCGCGTGGCGACGGTGTGCGCGGTCGGCGCGTACTGCACGCGCGGCATCGTGCGCGAGGTGGGCAAAGCGTTGGGTCTTTCGAGCGAGACGATCGGGTTCCTCGCCAAGAGGCTGCACGGAGGCATCTCCCCCGCCAAGCTCGAAGCGGCCCTCGACGCGCGTCCAGAACTGCGGGGAAGCGCCGTGCCGCGCGAGCGTTTCCGCTGGGTGTTCGAACTCGCCGAACGGCTGACCGACATCCCGCGCAACATGCGTGCCCACTCCTCCGGCGTGGTGATCTCGGATCGACCGATGCACGAGACGGTGCCCGTGATGGCGTCGGGGGCGTTCGAGCCTGGGGAGGGGTCGCAGCCGATCCGGATCATCCAGTGGGACAAGCGCAGCGCGAAGCACTTTTTCGACAAGTTCGACCTGTTGTGTCTGCGAGGCCAGGACGTGCTGGCAGGAGCGCAGGAGCGGATTCGCGTCTCCGACGCGGACTTCCACGTCGAACAGATCCCGCTCGACGATCCCGAGACGTATCGCGCGATGCGTTCGGGCGAGCTGATCGGGATCCCGCAGTCGGCGTCCCCGGCGATGCGGCAGGCGCACATACGGCTGCGCACCGAGAACCTCCACGACGCCAGCCTGGTGCAGGCGGGCATCCGCCCCGGAGTCGGCGGTGCGGTGAAGATCAACGAGCTGATCATGCGCCGAAGGGGGCTGCAGGCGTACTCGTTCGCGCACCCCGAACTCGAGCGCATCATGGGGCTGACCTACGGCATCGTGGTGTTCCAGGAACAGGTGGACCAACTGCTCCAGACGTTCTGCGGTTATACGTCGGGCGAGGCGGAGGACATCCGCGACGGCATCCACAAGCGTCGGCGCGAGGCGTATGCCAAGGCCAAGCGCGACGAGATCGTCGCCCGCATCATGGACCAGGGGCATGGCATGCAGCTCGCCAGCGAGGTGTACGACCTGATCGCGGGCTTCGAAGGCTACGGTTTCGCGCAAGGGCACGCGTTGGCGTTTGCCGAGATCTCCATTCGGTCGATCCACTGCCAGCAGAACTTTCCCGCCGAGTACTTCGCCTCGATCCTCAGCGCCCAGCCCGCGGGCTATTACGGCCCCTGTACGCTCGCAAACGAGGCGCGGTGCCGCGGTGTGGCGGTGCTGCTCCCCGACGTGAACCGCAGCAAGGTCGAATTCACCGTCGAAGCCGTCCGCTCGGCGATGGATCCGCAGATCGTGCTGCCCAGCGGGGGGGTGCGCACGGGGCTCATGCAGGTGATGGGGCTCTCGAAAGAGACGCGCGCGCGCATCCTCGACGCGCGGTTCGACGGCCCCTACCGCAGCGTGTTCGACTTCGCCGCCCGAGTGCGCCCCGAACGCGACGAACTGGAGCGCCTGATCCTGTGCGGCGCGCTCGACGCGCTGCACGCCAACCGGCGCGCCATGCTGTGGGCCGTGCCCTCCGCGTTGCGCCACGCGCACGCCGTGCACCAGGGGCGAGGGGCGGACGTCCTGCCGTTCGAGATTCCCGAACCGCCCTTCGAGGACTCTCTGGACGACTTCTCGAAAGCCGAAAAGGCCGTGTACGAGCGGATGTTCCTCGATCTCGACGCATCGGCCCACCTCATGGCGTTCGAACGCGAACGGGTGTCGGCCAAGGGGGGCATCACCGCCGCCGAAGCGCGCGCGTTGCCCCATCGGCGCAAGGCGGTCGTGGTCGGCCATGCGATTCGGCTGCGCTTTCCGCCCACGAAGAGCGGGAAGCGGGTCGTCTTTTTCGACCTCGAAGACGAGACCGGGCTGCTCAACGTCACCTGTTTCGACGACGTGTACCAACGCGACGGACACGCGATCGTCTGCTCGGGCTACGTGACGCTCATTGGGGAGGCGCAGGACCGGGACGGCCACACCGCGTTCCTCGCGCATCGAGTGTTCCCCTACCGCCCCACGCTCGCTGGACGCGTCTCCCAGGCGCTGCCGGTCGTCACCGCGGACTTTCTGGTGGGTTGAAGGAAGCCGGTCAAAGTACGGAATCCTCTAATCTAGTAAATTTGCTAGGCATCAGATCGCGCCAAAGTCCTACACTGCGGACATAGGCCAAGAATAGGCCCCGCAAAAAGACCAGAAAAGGAGTTGGACCATGAAACGAGTCTTCGTCGCGTTCACGCTGCTGGGTGCAGCCCTTCAAGCGAACGCTTTCCTCATCACCGGGTTCGAATCGCCGACCTACACCGGCTCGGCTGCCGGAACGATGCTTAACGGTCAGGACGGTTGGTACAACCCCGTCGCCGGCAGCATCGAGCCAAACGTCTTCACCTACGCGGGGAACGCCCCCGGGTTTGCCGCGAATCCGAATGGCGGCGACCAGTTCGCCAGCGGAACGGCGGCCACCGTCAATGGAGTTGGCACCAACTCGCGCGGCCAGCACGACGTCGATTTCAGCGTCTCGGACCAGTGGACCCTCGCCTACGACTTTGCGGGCATCTACACGGGTCAACCGCCGTCCGCCCAGAACCTCGGGAGTTTCTCGACCCAAAACCCGGCGACGGCCGCTGTGCAGTACATCGCGCTCAACACCTGGGTGGACATCAATGACCCATCGGCCGGTTGGAACGCCCAGTACAACGTGTTCGATGCGGCCGGCACCGCGCTGAACAACCAAAGCGCGGGCGCAGCGTGGAACGGTTTGGCCGTCAACCACTGGTACCGCCAATCGACCAAGCTGAACTTCGTGACCAACCTGATCACCGAGGTTTCGATCACGGACCTGACCACCAACACGACGACGACCGTCAACCCGAACGGTTGGTACCTCACGGGTGGAGCCAGTCCCACGCTTCCCCGGCCGACCGCGGTCCGAATCTTCTCGGGATTCGGCGCCGATGGCAACACGATGGGTTGGGACAACCTGAACGTCGTCCCCGAGCCTGCGACCATGCTGGTCCTTGGAGTCGGCGCGGCATTCCTCGCTCGCCGACGACGCAAGGCGTAGCTTCGGGACGAGGAAAGGAAAGGGGGACCGGGCTTTGGCCGGGTCCTCCTCTT
It includes:
- the dnaE gene encoding DNA polymerase III subunit alpha codes for the protein MSQAGREILARWRESGEWWSGETPKEFVRFIDAKGVRREVAIEVDDAPVRPTNDKRPTTSDEDLREEIVLRLAKTRDEKVAKACGFAREATSLYRLPSPDSRFPASYVPLHAVSGYAFGRGTMLADEVARLAAVHELPAAVLADPHSLVGAVEFSRAARGAGVKPLIGATVELPEGGELVLIARTPRGYRNLSRLVTECHLGEPRLFPLGSWERLEGCAEDLLCLTGGDLGPINRLLAQRRDAEASRLLDRLVATYGRENVVVEIERSFVPWELSVNTRLLQMAEAKRLLAAAGGIATHSRPEDFPVQDIIVCAESLCVVDEVVGRKPRRAPGQRECPRAPDRALNAERFLKSAHEMAELFADRPDLLANTLRVAERCEDDVLPPRTRLPQLYDDDAHALREITLAGAHRRHPRIDPKLKKRIHHELERIVRLGFAGHFLTIWDACNWARQQGILFSARGSVVDAAVAYCLGLSRIDAHAHKLHFDRFLPADGSKRPDIDIDFEAKHRDAVRDYLTRKYGEDRVATVCAVGAYCTRGIVREVGKALGLSSETIGFLAKRLHGGISPAKLEAALDARPELRGSAVPRERFRWVFELAERLTDIPRNMRAHSSGVVISDRPMHETVPVMASGAFEPGEGSQPIRIIQWDKRSAKHFFDKFDLLCLRGQDVLAGAQERIRVSDADFHVEQIPLDDPETYRAMRSGELIGIPQSASPAMRQAHIRLRTENLHDASLVQAGIRPGVGGAVKINELIMRRRGLQAYSFAHPELERIMGLTYGIVVFQEQVDQLLQTFCGYTSGEAEDIRDGIHKRRREAYAKAKRDEIVARIMDQGHGMQLASEVYDLIAGFEGYGFAQGHALAFAEISIRSIHCQQNFPAEYFASILSAQPAGYYGPCTLANEARCRGVAVLLPDVNRSKVEFTVEAVRSAMDPQIVLPSGGVRTGLMQVMGLSKETRARILDARFDGPYRSVFDFAARVRPERDELERLILCGALDALHANRRAMLWAVPSALRHAHAVHQGRGADVLPFEIPEPPFEDSLDDFSKAEKAVYERMFLDLDASAHLMAFERERVSAKGGITAAEARALPHRRKAVVVGHAIRLRFPPTKSGKRVVFFDLEDETGLLNVTCFDDVYQRDGHAIVCSGYVTLIGEAQDRDGHTAFLAHRVFPYRPTLAGRVSQALPVVTADFLVG
- a CDS encoding PEP-CTERM sorting domain-containing protein, giving the protein MKRVFVAFTLLGAALQANAFLITGFESPTYTGSAAGTMLNGQDGWYNPVAGSIEPNVFTYAGNAPGFAANPNGGDQFASGTAATVNGVGTNSRGQHDVDFSVSDQWTLAYDFAGIYTGQPPSAQNLGSFSTQNPATAAVQYIALNTWVDINDPSAGWNAQYNVFDAAGTALNNQSAGAAWNGLAVNHWYRQSTKLNFVTNLITEVSITDLTTNTTTTVNPNGWYLTGGASPTLPRPTAVRIFSGFGADGNTMGWDNLNVVPEPATMLVLGVGAAFLARRRRKA